The genomic window CTCGATGGTTTTAAGAGACTGGACTGAAAAAATGAGATTAtcttgctttgggttttgttttttttattttgtaagcTTAAGTGCTGGGATATTCTGGCACAGTTGTCTTACCTAGTTTCACAAACCCTGAAGGCTTAGGAGAGATCTCAACTAGCTGGCTGGAGTAAAATGGTCTTACAGTAGAAGGCAGAGGGGCTTGTTTACCTTCCAAAACCGGACCTGAGCTGCTCTGACAGTGAGGGAGGTGGTGACAGTGCTCACCTGGTGGTGTTTCCATGGGGAGACCTGTAACTGGTAACACTTTGTGCCGGGGTGGGGGGACTGAGTGTGACTGGAAAGCTGAAGGTAAAGAACTGCAGAGACAGCAAATGGATGAGGGgagggagctctggggaggaGAAGCAAAGCCCATGGTACATCTGAGAAGGTTCAGTTACAGCAGGGGTTGTTTCTTGGTGGCTCTGGTGGGGATCTTTTGTTGTGGAGCTTTGGACGTCACAGTGTGCTCATCACAGTGTTGGTGTTGAACAAGAATGGATATAGGATGAGAATTTAGGGTGAAGTAATACATTCTTATAGATGTTTACTCAAGAACCAGAGTGAGTTTGTGGTGCTTGGCAGGAGCTCTTGGTGCCAGACAGAGCAGTGGATGCTGTTGGTTACTTGTGTTTTAGAGCTACAGCAGCATTCCAGCCACAGAAGGGATGGATCCAGTCAAGGGGAGCTCCCCCTGGCACTgcggagcagcagcacaagtgtcaccttcccagcccagagccaggagTAGCAATAGatttttcatgtgctttttttCTACTGCAGAGGGCACAGAATTCCTTTTGGCTGCTCTGAGGGAAGAGACACCATTTTCTGCATCAttaagctgctgctgtttttgcTAAAGCTGTTCTTCCTCTTTAATGTACCAGGGAGAGAAATAACAGGGAAACACTGGCCTGAGGGAAGGGCACACTTGCTGGAAGGTGGGAGGGAAATGGAGAGGGGAAGATCTCTAATAGACTGTGGGAGTGATAATCCTGGCAATTGTAAACCAACTAAAACAGGGACATCATTTGATTTCCCTGCTCACTTTCATTTAAGTAGAACAGCCGAGTGCTGTTGCTGCACTAGAGCCTTTCAACAGCTGCTTCTCCCAGGAGTTCCTTCCAAGTTGGGTGCTAAGCACAAGGCTTCAGGATTTCAGATCAGCAGCAGATCTAGTTTCCATAACAACAAAAAGTCTGTTAGATCTGGAATAGCACTTTGGTCTCTCAGCAGCTGAAGTCATCCTGTGCTCTGTTTTTGCTCCAGGTGAAGGAGGAGCTGTTGCTTCTCAGAGCCCCTGAAGGTGTAGTACAACTGAGATGTGTCGTCTGGGAAAAGAAGTGCAAGACATTTCCAACCCTATGGCATATTGGGTGTTTCAGGTGGGACAGGAAGGATTagcagcttttgttttgcttctatCCCCAGTTTCCAAGCCTGGGATAGCAGGAtgtcactgctgtcccctgAGCTGATCTCTCTgtctccctgcctgtccctcttcttgctgcagagcagggacagccctgagcCCACAGAAGATGCTGAGACAGGAGGTCAGGCAGTTTGTTTATTGGCAAATAAGTGCTGAAACCCATGAGCCCCACAAACACAGGTGCTCAGTGCCCTGTTACATTGGAGTGGTCACAATACCATTGGGGAAAGTGCAAAAGATCAATAAACAAGCAAAGTTAGTTCTGACATACCCAGGGGAAGGTGGTGAACAGAGAGCTTGGTGCAGAGGAGTTTCTCTTCCAGCCAGCTTAAGTGGAAAACCAGAGACACAGCAGTGGAAGTCCTTTGGGTGAGCTCTAGCTAAAAGTTCTTTCCAGGATGAGcaggcacacacacatcccTCCAGGGCagactgggctgtgtggggggGTGTATGGCCAAAACCAGCCCCTGCTGGTCACAGCAGGTGGGACTGTCCTTTTCTACACTGGGATGCACCAAGTCTGTTCACTGCTGAGATGGGAGGGGAAACATTCATTAAACCAGAGATTCAGGGTGAAAATAAAGTCAGGCTAAAACATGCCTGGACAGacacactgaaagaaaagcctGGACAGTAACACAGGGAGCAAAGCTGTAAAAAGGCTTGTAAACTTTGCAGTCCAAGAGCAGTTCCTTGGAGGAGAAATGCAAGCGAGATGATGGTCCCTTGCACTGAGGTTTGGGTCAGGCCCCGTGGTACCAGGCTGGTCTCCACAAGGAAATCTCCCAGGGACAGGTGTAGGGAGCAGCCAGCAGGCCCAGGATGGGGAGTGTGGGTCTAGACCAGCCCTGCACTCTGGTATCCCACAGCTGGATGGGGTTAACAGGCTCCTAAAGCTTCACTGCAGCTGCCTGGCCTTCCATGAGGGAGTGTGGGACAATTCCCTGCTGGAATGCTCAGTGGTTGGACTTGGGCAATTGTagtgctggagaagggagaggaggggagaggccCACAGGCACTAACCCACAGCAGACACAGGGACATGTGACTGGGactctggagcagctgctgaaggacaagactagggcagggaaggggaaattGAGGATCTTGTGCCATCAACACTGACCTCAAAGCAGCCTGCACTGGTAGATAACAAATTCAGTCTTGGGTGCCATCAGCCCTTTCCCAAAACCTCACCATCATGGTTTTACCACTTCTTTCCCACAATTCCCACATTAGCAATGGAGTGTCAACCCTGAAGAGAGCAATGGTCTCGGATGAAGAAATCCGCAAAAAGTGCCGGGAGATGAGGGGTATATTCTGCTTGTACATTCTTCCTGGAAACATTTAACTTAACAGTTCCAAGTAAGTGACAGGAACCTTCCCTTTCTGGTTGCCTCTTTCCCCTATGAGCCAGTCTGGATCCATGCCTGGCAGGCTGTACACAGTGATCATCTGGGGAGAGAAGACAGCATTAGACAGGACCTTCCTCTGCAGACAGAGCCAAGAAGTTCAGTCAGAGGGGGACTGAAAGAACAGCAATTCCTGCAGTTCATTTACCAGGCATCTGTGCCCTTTCCCTGGAGCTATTTGCAGCTTTAACACAAGATCTGTGGGAAGCTGCCCAGTGATGTCCCTGTTGCCTTTTCATTCTCCAAAGTGACTTAATGTAATTTTACATGTTGCTGTATCATCCCTTCTCACTACAGAAGTTCAATCCAGAGAACAGAAGAGTTTGCAACTtgctgaatttcctttttttctcagcatGACTAGGGTAGGCCTCCAGCCAGCAGCTTATCCCTTGGCTGTGGATAAGGCAGCTGTACTTGAGGGTCACAGTGAAGATACTGAATATGGGGGTATTTTATTTTGGATCCAGTTGGACTCCAACAGCAATCAAGGAGTTATTGGGGTGATGATAAATAGCAAATGGCCGTGAATACAACTCACTGCAACTGAGGGGATACTTGTGTGCAGGTAAACAGTCTGTTAGTGCCATAAAGCAGGTCTTAGGGGCAGGAAAAGTGATTAAGGCCTTGCTGGGCACACAATAGACTGCTGGGCACTTACAGGCAAATCCAACACTGGGAAAGCCACCAAACCAACCTCATCTGCAAGGAGAGCCAGCTCGGTGCTGTCGGCGGCTTCGTAGTCGTAGAGGACTCTGGCCCGCCGTGTCCCACTGGTCGGAGGCTTCACTTCGCTGGGGTTCAGCACACCCTCTGCCACTGTGTTGGGCACCCCAACCACTGTGGGCACTACTGggatggtgggcacagcagggagtgtggcagcagcggcagcagctggaggagatggagcagctgcaggagacGTGGATTCGGCGTTGCCTACGAATGTGCCTGAAAATCttcagaggggaggaaaaagcagagctcagagagGCTCTAGGCTGAGGAACCACACAGAGCCCTTGCCTTCAGCAGTTACCCTGTAGGGATGATGCTCAGGAGTTCCAATGTCAGCTGTAACATCCACACTGCCCTTCACATGGGGAAACATGCTGTTCTCAGGTGCTGAGGCTGTGCAAGGGTGATATTTGTCTGCTTATTTTGACTCCAGTGCCCTGTTTCAGGACTGGCACCAAACTTGCAGGGGACCAGACTGAAGTGTGGCATGGCAGAGAGAGctgggcaggtgctgctcttggctctgcagctgcttgaCTGAGTCCACTGCACTgtgtcctttccctgctctctggTTTGTGTTACCTGTTGTGCCTGCTCATTCTTCAGGAAAGGGATGGACATGGCTGCTGTTAAACTGGATGCCCCAGCTGGAGGCTCCCAGGCTTTGTGGGCTCTCAGGGAGACAGTACTGGGGCTCAGGTCCATTTATCTCAGGGGGTGCAGCTCTGGCCCTTTTGGCCTTTGAGGCAAGTTCTTGGAGACCCCAGAGTGGCTGAGGGGGACAGAGAGCCCTCAGAGCTCACCCTGGCCAACACAGTACTTACATTTCTcctttggagctgcaggcatGGAAGAGAACAGAACAGGAGCAGTGAGTGATCACAGAGAGgcagcagcccctcctgggcCAGGCCCTGGTGCTGGTGTGACAGTACCAGGCAGaacaacccagcccagcccacggAATGGGCAGTCAGTGGCACTGAATACAGAGCATGGAATTTGGAATTCATAACTGCAGCCAAGCATGCTCAGGCTCATTGCTTGGCAACAGGAATTTGACTCCCCTGTGATTTAACTAATTTAGAGGAAGAATGTTCCAACTCCCCTGGCCCTTCATGCTTTGGGAGGAATGTAGAAACCCCAGATGAATCCCGTGGCAATGCCAGCTCCAAATGCAGCACCACCAGGACTGATCACCACTCTAAACCCTgtcagagctgggagggggctTTATAACTACCTGAGGTTATGATGTTGGAGGGGAAGGAGGCCTGAGCTGGGGTACTGAGATCAATAACCCCCAGGGAAGTAAAAGCAGTCTCTTGTCATACCTGCCCAGTTGCTTCTGCAGGTCCAGCATGAATTGGTAGCACTGAGCATAATAGTTGGTCTGAGACTCCACAAACTCGTGGAGACAGCGAAGATGATTCACCTGGAGGGAAAAGGTCCATCAGCTTGACAGGGTTTGGTTGCCAGGCACAGAAACTCTCCCGCTGCAGCTGTTGCTACCCTCGAGGGAAGCAGACTCAGCACACCCAGGGGCCACCCCCAGCTCCAGTCAGAGAAAAAGGTTTCCCTGACCTGGAAGCACTTTGAGAACTGCAGAAGCCAcagtggcactgcctgtgcacACTTCATTGTGGTCTTAGTTTGACAGTCTGGGTCTCATAAGGAGGTTGCTGTAGCATCCAAATTTACCACATCTTCTACCTCTACTCCCAGCGCAGGGCTCCATCATCCTCTTGGCATTCTTCTAGGAAGGAGTCAGAGTCCCTCTAGGCCCTGTCACCCCCCTGGTGCCCGGGAACACTCACGTGTGTGCTGCTGATCCCCTCCAGCAGGAGACGGGTCACCTCTGCCTGGCGGTCGAACTCTGTCTGTGTGAGCCTCAGCTCGTGCTCTGCCTGCAAACAGGGTGGGGGGCTCAGCCAGCACAAGGCAGAACCCCTGTTCAGCCTCTGCAaccccccacccctccaccaACCCCCTTTTGGCTCCCAGACCTGGGTGCTGCAGCTTGGTGTGATCCACATGCACCTGTGACACTGAGCACCAGGCACAGACACCCTGGGTTGGGATCCCAGAGGCCTCGGGCTGTATTTCAGCTTGACTCCTTCCTGCTTGATCCTACCCTGGATCATTGCAGGTCATGAATGGCAGCTCAAGACCTGATGCATCAAGCTAGGAAGCTCCTGCTCCCACAAGGCTGGAACATGAAGACGGAGAGGCTTTGCTAATCCTGAGGCATGTGGAAAGCCAGTCCCATGCCAGCACTGGGCTTTTTATCCCCCTCTTTGTGTGCCTGCAGCCATACAAATGTGACAGCCTCCCTAAGCTTCTCTCTGGAAGTGCAGTGGTTTCCTTTTTATCACCACAGTACAAAGGCTGAGACATTTACCAGGTTGCTGCTGCTAATTAAGTCTCTGCAATGGAGATGTACATCCCAATCCAACTTCTACTCAAGGCTCTCCTTGGGAGCTACTTACTGGTTTTGAGCTGGGAGAACTGAACACCAGTGAACAGCAGGCAGCTccacagcaggcactgggaaTTCAGAGACAGACTGACACTGGAGACCCTCTCACCAGCCAGAACATCTCTCCCCCATCAGCAAACATTTACACTGGGGCAGTTGTGCAGTACCAGAACACCCAGGTGGATCCTGGCAGGGAGAAGAGCTTCAGAGGTGCcctggtgccagctctgccctcctgctgccacatGGAAAGGGGTGCCAAACAGCCCCATGTGTTCTCTCCAGCCTGGTTCACTCCTTAACACCAGGCATAATGTTCTGGTTTCCTCTTGGGATGTGCTGACTGGTCACAGCAGTGTTGCCCACTCAGCTCCAG from Pithys albifrons albifrons isolate INPA30051 chromosome 20, PitAlb_v1, whole genome shotgun sequence includes these protein-coding regions:
- the SH3GLB2 gene encoding endophilin-B2 isoform X5, encoding MEFNVKKLASDAGVFFSRAMQFTEEKLGQAEKTELDAHFENLLARADCTKNWTEKILRQTEVLLQPNPSARVEEFLYEKLDRKVPSRVTNGELLAQYMTEAANDFGPGTPYGKTLIKVGETQRRLGAAEREFIRSASINFLTPLRNFLEGDWRTISKERRILQNRRLDLDACKARVKKAKAAEAKAAAEHELRLTQTEFDRQAEVTRLLLEGISSTHVNHLRCLHEFVESQTNYYAQCYQFMLDLQKQLGRFSGTFVGNAESTSPAAAPSPPAAAAAATLPAVPTIPVVPTVVGVPNTVAEGVLNPSEVKPPTSGTRRARVLYDYEAADSTELALLADEMITVYSLPGMDPDWLIGERGNQKGKVPVTYLELLS
- the SH3GLB2 gene encoding endophilin-B2 isoform X4, which produces MEFNVKKLASDAGVFFSRAMQFTEEKLGQAEKTELDAHFENLLARADCTKNWTEKILRQTEVLLQPNPSARVEEFLYEKLDRKVPSRVTNGELLAQYMTEAANDFGPGTPYGKTLIKVGETQRRLGAAEREFIRSASINFLTPLRNFLEGDWRTISKERRILQNRRLDLDACKARVKKAKAAEAKAAAEHELRLTQTEFDRQAEVTRLLLEGISSTHVNHLRCLHEFVESQTNYYAQCYQFMLDLQKQLGSSKGEIFSGTFVGNAESTSPAAAPSPPAAAAAATLPAVPTIPVVPTVVGVPNTVAEGVLNPSEVKPPTSGTRRARVLYDYEAADSTELALLADEMITVYSLPGMDPDWLIGERGNQKGKVPVTYLELLS